A window from Heliangelus exortis chromosome 17, bHelExo1.hap1, whole genome shotgun sequence encodes these proteins:
- the LOC139804148 gene encoding ankyrin repeat and fibronectin type-III domain-containing protein 1-like isoform X4, whose amino-acid sequence MTQQMRDLQLAQARKPPGPSSPNAAKRLYRNLSGKFRVNYTSFDEGSLAGRGEKEKLRKSYLFQSNAALFEAVELQDLDKVQDLLKQYSPEELDLNTPNSEGLLPLDIAIMTNNAPIARALLQAGAKESPHFVSLESRSLHLSTLVREAEQRVNELTAQVVNEAPNADCSEKEKQLKAWEWRYRLYKRMKAGFEHARVPDAPINVHLSVASSSSVLVTFWEPLSVNSAVVTKYKVEWSCSPSFSPPLGEAIIDKLQDLHFTIQGLVSGTAYYVQVSAYNMKGWGPPQTSTPPFAIPSNWREYDGRAPRRRGQAEALDHLLGQVKTVHQHCVCHEPCKNQPQSRKHSVSKSLKHLFHPGSKFLKTLKRGLYLTAIFYKDDNILVTHEDQIPVVEIDDTYSCLLMQDFLWFTKVSCMWDEILWLRQCVTVSQSSCSCILQTRFKMLLAISQMQGLLGIQDLGQVFFEPVKDKQGNILIVTLKEVKTNQTFESVRWVPICKLQSSRKSVSSPEEPSALDTLLISVQDKLAYHQRSSHALPPGLYLGYLKLCSAVDQIRVLVPEQLPNILCHVKIRSNPNISREEWEWLQKMASVEEPVTAEPEPETSQNHLFQELQVAIKELMTLVNIPLQEAKDFRLYSQEVLDFGDQVSFLLLLPPSDDVCTAPGQNNPYTPRSGFLTLPLQIFELVHFFTYDREFITQYCQVSALLELESLLSQQSLREAFSDAELSSAKQRHQQVQDYIQQMEEIWREMRWIMDALQHARYKQPSCGVSLSGFLSEAGGAMKEKTQSTSSHLDYLPSPAPSPETSRKLNSDSHGLSDEEGSSEVFLATDSDYDSSRAQSPKELDLLYSSSSAGPECCSRRASRALRDSAPDVLQTHELKTPPQPPQPPPEEPRPPPELYDSDFVLPSRQIELLRITEKRQAYCVRTSSLDFPKPLCQAARKSCPGSVDSSPTESRTTGHCIQLRLGTGSTPSPEQGAEPVFRTRSAEWTQSFQERGEQPGGLAERGKKPGAVTLRVCPQYETGLSKDTSVKLHITSQTSAGEVVKLVVLEMNDVSRGVLGGSGAFCYSEEQLEHFGLVFASDESERWLPDDFLPLSLQTTWPEGRFYVRIKETSPLVLQYGPATTV is encoded by the exons ATGACACAGCAGATGCGAGACCTGCAGCTGGCCCAGGCCAGGAAGCCACCGGGCCCTTCCTCACCCAACGCTGCCAAAAGGCTCTACCGGAACCTGTCGGGGAAATTCCGGGTCAATTACACCTCCTTTGATGAGGGCAGCCTGGCAGGAcggggagagaaggagaagctCCGCAAGTCCTACCTG TTCCAGAGCAATGCTGCCCTTTTTGAGGCCGTGGAGCTGCAGGACCTAGATAAGGTCCAGGACCTGCTGAAGCAGTACAGCCCTGAGGAGCTGGACCTCAACACCCCCAACAGTGAGGGGCTGCTGCCCTTGGACATCGCCATCATGACCAACAACGCTCCCATCGCCAGGGCCCTGCTCCAAGCAGGAGCAAAGGAGAGCCCACACT TCGTGAGCCTGGAGAGCCGCTCCTTGCACCTCTCCACGCTGGTGCGGGAGGCGGAGCAGCGCGTCAACGAGCTGACTGCGCAGGTGGTGAACGAGGCACCCAACGCCGACTGCTCcgagaaggagaagcagctcaaAGCCTGGGAGTGGCGATACCGGCTTTACAAGCGGATGAAGGCAGGGTTTGAGCATGCCC GAGTGCCAGATGCCCCCATCAATGTCCACCTCTCAGTGGCCAGCAGCTCCTCGGTACTGGTGACCTTCTGGGAGCCCCTGAGCGTCAACTCGGCTGTTGTCACCAAGTACAAAG tGGAGTGGAGctgctccccctccttctcGCCGCCGCTGGGAGAAGCCATCATCGACAAACTGCAGGACCTGCACTTTACCATCCAGGGGCTGGTGTCG GGAACAGCTTACTATGTTCAGGTGTCTGCCTACAACATGAAGGGCTGGGGTCCCCCACAAACCTCCACACCCCCTTTTGCCATCCCTTCCA ACTGGAGGGAGTACGATGGCCGAGCTCCACGGCGAAGGGGCCAAGCAGAAGCTCTGGACCATTTGCTGGGTCAGGTGAAGACAGTCCACCAGCACTGCGTTTGCCATG AACCCTGCAAGAACCAGCCCCAGAGCAGGAAGCACTCAGTCTCCAAGAGCCTCAAGCACCTCTTCCACCCTGGCAGCAAGTTTCTCAAGACACTGAAGCG GGGCCTCTACCTGACAGCCATCTTCTACAAGGATGACAATATTCTGGTGACCCATGAAGACCAGATCCCCGTGGTGGAGATTGATGACACCTACTCCTGCCTGCTGATGCAGGACTTTCTGTGGTTCACCAAG GTGTCCTGCATGTGGGACGAGATCCTGTGGCTGCGGCAGTGTGTCACTGTCTCCcagtcctcctgctcctgcatccTGCAGACACGCTTCAAGATGCTGTTGGCCATCTCACAGATGCAG gggctgctgggcatCCAGGACCTGGGGCAGGTCTTCTTCGAGCCTGTCAAAGACAAACAGGGCAACATCCTCATCGTCACCCTGAAGGAGGTGAAGACCAACCAGACCTTTGAGAGCGTCCGCTGGGTTCCCATCTGCAAACTGCAGAGCAGCCGCAAATCCGTGTCCTCCCCGGAGGAGCCCTCTGCCCTGGACACGCTGCTCATCTCCGTCCAG GACAAGCTGGCTTACCACCAACGGAGCAGTCATGCCCTCCCCCCAGGCCTCTATCTGGGCTACTTGAAGCTCTGCAGTGCCGTGGATCAGATCCGAGTGCTGGTGCCGGAGCAGCTTCCCAACATCCTGTGCCATGTCAAGATTCGCTCCAACCCCAACATCTCCAG GGAGGAGTGGGAATGGCTGCAGAAAATGGCCAGTGTGGAAGAGCCTGTTACTGCTGAACCAGAGCCTGAGACCTCCCAGAACCACTTGTTTCAGGAGCTCCAAGTGGCCATCAAGGAGCTGATGACCCTGGTCAACATCCCATTGCAAGAG GCCAAAGATTTTCGTCTGTACAGCCAAGAAGTGCTGGACTTTGGGGACCAGgtctccttcctgctgctgctgcctccatcaGATGACGTCTGCACCGCTCCGGGTCAGAACAACCCCTACACTCCTCGCTCCGGCTTCCTCACGCTGCCACTGCAGATCTTTGAGCTAG TCCACTTCTTCACGTATGATCGGGAGTTCATCACCCAATACTGCCAGGTGTCTGCCCTCCTGGAGCTGGAGTCACTCCTGTCTCAGCAGAGCCTCAGGGAGGCCTTCTCTGACGCTGAGCTctcctctgcaaagcagaggcACCAGCAAGTCCAGGACTACATCCAG CAAATGGAGGAGATCTGGCGTGAGATGCGCTGGATCATGGATGCCCTGCAGCACGCCCGGTACAAGCAGCCCTCCTGCGGGGTGTCCCTCAGTGGCTTCCTCAGCGAGGCTGGTGGTGCCATGAAGGAGAAAACCCAATCCACCTCATCCCACCTGGACtaccttccctccccagcaccctcaccAGAGACCAGCCGTAAGCTCAACTCTG ACTCACACGGGCTGTCGGATGAGGAGGGCTCCTCAGAGGTGTTCCTGGCCACTGACAGTGACTACGACTCCAGCAGGGCACAGAGTCCAAAGGAGCTCGACTTGCtctactcctcctcctccgcgGGGCCCGAGTGCTGCAGTCGAAGAGCCTCCCGTGCCCTGAGGGACAGCGCCCCCGACGTCCTGCAGACCCACGAGCTGAAGACCCCACCTCAACCACCGCAACCACCGCCGGAGGAGCCCCGTCCGCCCCCGGAGCTCTACGACAGCGACTTCGTCCTGCCCAGCCGGCAGATCGAGCTGCTGCGCATCACCGAGAAGCGTCAGGCGTACTGCGTGCGGACCAGCAGCCTGGActtccccaaacccctctgccAGGCGGCCAGGAAGTCCTGTCCCGGCTCCGTCGACAGCTCCCCGACGGAGAGCAGGACCACGGGCCACTGCATCCAGCTGAGGTTGGGGACTGGCTCGACACCCAGCCCCGAGCAGGGCGCTGAGCCCGTCTTCCGAACGCGCTCGGCCGAGTGGACTCAGAGCTTCCAGGAGAGGGGGGAGCAGCCCGGGGGCTTGGCCGAGCGAGGGAAGAAGCCGGGTGCTGTCACCTTGCGGGTCTGCCCTCAGTACGAAACCGGACTCTCCAAAGACACCAGTGTCAAG ctgcacatCACCAGCCAGACGTCCGCAGGGGAGGTGGTGAAGCTGGTGGTGCTGGAGATGAACGACGTCTCCCGTGGGGTGCTGGGAGGCTCGGGCGCATTCTGCTACAGcgaggagcagctggagcactTTGGACTGGTGTTCGCCTCCGACGAGAGCGAGCGGTGGCTTCCCGATGACTTCTTGCCTCTCTCCCTCCAAACTACCTGGCCCGAGGGGCGGTTCTATGTCCGCATCAAAGAGACGTCCCCTCTGGTGCTCCAGTACGGGCCAGCAACCACTGTATGA